A stretch of the Polaribacter pacificus genome encodes the following:
- a CDS encoding M14 family metallopeptidase, translating to MRKQTTFLSYFLGISFCLATVQLSAQTDYSNYSKLSQKIKNLQRSYSSSSSLKTLTRTVGGHEILALTLSKGDAKNKPAIAIVSGVDGRYLLGPEMAVNIAENILKNHADVLETTTFYIFPNMSPNATENYFSKLKHYGNGNAKSTDDDRDGDFNEDGFDDLNKDGVITMMRIEDPTGTYIKLKEDERILVEADINKGEKGAYRILSEGIDNDKDGSFNEDGKGGIQFNKNFSYDFPYFTAGAGEHPVSEKENRALLDFLYEQWNIYSVITLGPENNLSTPLKYNAGGAKKRVVSSVLKDDAALNKFLSDKYNKTTGTKDAPSSTGNGGSFFEWSYFHFGKLALSTPGWWVPKFKGDSIKKASKNTDVNFLRWAAKEGIKNSFVDWKQVNHPDFPNQKVEVGGIAPYKMLNPPYKYVKEISDKHTDFILELVKMQASISLENLLVEKVNNGFTRITVDVHNAGILPTHTEMGKRSRWLRKIKVALNLQKGQEIITGRKITLVGSIDGGSSVKFTWLIKGKGSVGLEAGAAHTGTKKATIQLK from the coding sequence ATGCGCAAACAAACTACATTCCTATCTTATTTTTTAGGGATTTCTTTCTGCTTAGCTACCGTACAACTTTCGGCACAAACCGATTACAGTAACTATAGCAAACTCAGTCAAAAAATTAAGAACCTACAGCGAAGCTATTCGTCTAGTAGTAGTTTAAAAACCCTAACTAGGACAGTTGGAGGTCATGAAATCTTAGCACTTACCCTATCTAAAGGTGATGCAAAAAACAAACCAGCTATTGCCATCGTAAGTGGTGTAGACGGCAGGTATCTTTTAGGCCCAGAAATGGCAGTAAATATTGCTGAAAACATCCTAAAAAACCACGCAGATGTCTTAGAAACAACAACTTTTTACATCTTTCCTAATATGAGTCCTAATGCTACAGAAAATTACTTTTCAAAGCTAAAGCACTATGGAAACGGAAATGCCAAGAGTACAGATGATGATAGAGACGGTGATTTTAATGAAGATGGTTTTGATGATTTAAACAAGGATGGTGTTATAACCATGATGCGTATTGAAGACCCTACTGGTACCTATATCAAATTAAAAGAAGATGAGCGTATCTTAGTTGAGGCAGACATTAACAAAGGAGAAAAAGGAGCTTACAGAATCTTATCAGAAGGAATAGATAATGATAAAGACGGATCTTTTAATGAAGATGGAAAAGGTGGAATTCAGTTTAACAAAAACTTTAGCTATGACTTTCCGTATTTTACTGCAGGTGCTGGAGAACACCCAGTTTCTGAAAAGGAAAACAGAGCTTTGTTAGACTTTTTATATGAGCAGTGGAATATTTATTCTGTAATTACTTTAGGTCCAGAAAATAATTTATCTACTCCATTAAAATACAATGCTGGAGGAGCAAAAAAACGTGTTGTTAGTAGTGTTTTAAAAGATGATGCAGCTTTAAACAAGTTTTTATCTGATAAATACAATAAAACTACAGGAACAAAAGACGCTCCAAGCTCTACAGGTAATGGAGGTAGTTTCTTTGAGTGGTCTTACTTTCACTTTGGAAAACTAGCCTTGAGTACTCCAGGTTGGTGGGTTCCTAAATTTAAAGGTGACTCTATTAAGAAAGCTTCAAAAAACACAGATGTTAACTTTTTGCGTTGGGCAGCTAAAGAAGGTATTAAAAATAGCTTTGTTGATTGGAAGCAAGTAAATCATCCTGATTTCCCAAATCAAAAAGTTGAAGTTGGAGGAATTGCTCCTTACAAGATGCTAAACCCTCCTTACAAATACGTTAAAGAGATTAGTGATAAGCATACAGACTTTATCTTAGAATTAGTAAAAATGCAAGCTTCAATTAGCTTAGAAAATTTACTGGTAGAAAAAGTAAATAACGGATTTACTAGAATCACTGTTGATGTTCACAATGCTGGAATTTTACCTACACACACAGAAATGGGTAAACGTTCTCGTTGGTTGCGAAAAATTAAAGTAGCCCTTAATCTTCAAAAAGGTCAAGAAATTATTACAGGTAGAAAAATTACTCTTGTTGGAAGTATTGATGGAGGAAGTTCTGTGAAATTTACTTGGTTGATTAAAGGAAAAGGTAGTGTTGGTTTAGAAGCTGGTGCTGCACATACTGGTACAAAAAAGGCAACAATTCAATTAAAATAA
- a CDS encoding acyl-CoA thioesterase has protein sequence MKFNVVFATKWADFDPNRHMRHTAYNDYAAEVRVRFFKAQGFSVESFAQENLGPILFKEETSFYKEIHLGENITVDLSLKAVSKNLERWKLEHHIFNEQGKLSATVNVYGAWIDLSKRKLAVPSEKFKDLFSSLEKTADFDEIIVKS, from the coding sequence ATGAAATTTAATGTTGTTTTTGCCACAAAATGGGCTGATTTTGACCCAAATAGACATATGCGCCATACGGCCTATAATGATTATGCTGCAGAAGTACGAGTTCGATTTTTTAAAGCACAGGGTTTTTCTGTAGAAAGTTTTGCCCAAGAAAATTTAGGTCCTATTTTATTTAAAGAAGAAACTTCTTTTTATAAAGAAATTCACCTGGGCGAGAACATTACAGTAGACCTTAGCTTAAAAGCAGTATCTAAAAATTTAGAACGCTGGAAATTAGAGCATCACATTTTTAATGAACAAGGAAAATTATCGGCTACCGTAAATGTTTATGGTGCTTGGATCGACCTAAGTAAAAGAAAATTAGCAGTTCCTTCAGAAAAATTTAAAGATCTCTTTTCTTCTTTAGAGAAAACAGCAGATTTTGATGAAATAATTGTGAAGTCTTAA
- a CDS encoding carboxy terminal-processing peptidase, producing MKNSYKILIPVLALFVMLSSFTPQKNQSDPEKDRVLITVIKYMLSNGHYLPKDLDDDFSEKVFNSFIEGLDPSKRYFTQEDIEEFGVYKYQIDNQIKKSDLSFYNLVYAHFTNKIKSAKKYYGQILAKPFDFSKREIVEVDYSKTAFAKNENELIDYWRKQLKLNTLSRIQEQQQLEEEKAKDQKGFKKTAFKTLEENARKEVMKSMDELYIRIEELNNEDWFSTFLNSVVSGFDPHSTYMAPNIKEKFDVDMSGKIEGIGARLQKKGIYTHVADIISGGPAWKQGELEAGDIILKVAQAEGEPLDIVGMRLDDAIKFIKGKKGTQVKLTVKKKLDGSIRIISLIRDIVNIDETFVKSSVVYIEGKKFGLIDLPQFYIDFSGKTTSDSAKDMEKEIENLKKENVQGLLIDLRNNGGGSLKTAIEISGLFIDKGPVVQVKYRGESPIVKDDEDPKIQWDGPLVILVNEFSASASEIFAAAMQDYNRAVIIGGNQTYGKGTVQNILPINQFYPKYEKDLGFLKMTIQKFYRVNGGSTQKEGVYSDIAMPSKYSYMKVGERDLEGALEWDKVAKANYTTANSYSNFNEVVNQSKERIMKNSQFKLINEYAKWLKEGQDKTSYSLNYKDFVKDNKQFENAAKKFTTAFKFDSHLSFNSPKSELPLLQKDSVIASKREAWHKNLAKDIYVTEALTVLSQLKMRNKGQMVKN from the coding sequence ATGAAAAACAGTTATAAAATCTTAATCCCAGTCTTAGCTCTTTTTGTAATGCTTTCAAGTTTTACGCCACAAAAAAATCAGAGTGACCCTGAAAAGGACAGAGTTTTGATTACCGTAATTAAGTATATGCTAAGCAACGGGCATTATTTACCGAAAGATTTAGATGATGATTTTTCAGAAAAAGTTTTTAATAGTTTTATAGAGGGATTAGATCCATCAAAACGCTATTTTACTCAAGAAGATATCGAAGAATTTGGTGTTTATAAATATCAGATTGACAATCAAATAAAAAAATCAGATTTAAGTTTTTACAATTTGGTCTACGCACATTTTACCAATAAAATAAAAAGCGCAAAAAAATACTACGGCCAAATACTAGCAAAGCCTTTTGATTTTTCTAAAAGAGAAATTGTAGAAGTAGATTATTCAAAAACAGCATTTGCTAAAAATGAAAATGAATTAATTGACTACTGGCGTAAACAATTAAAACTAAACACACTTAGCAGAATTCAAGAGCAACAACAATTAGAAGAAGAAAAAGCAAAGGATCAAAAAGGATTTAAAAAGACAGCGTTTAAAACCTTAGAAGAAAATGCCCGAAAAGAAGTCATGAAAAGCATGGATGAGCTTTATATTAGAATAGAAGAGCTTAATAATGAAGATTGGTTTTCTACTTTTTTAAATAGTGTTGTTAGTGGTTTTGATCCACACTCTACCTATATGGCTCCAAACATCAAAGAAAAATTTGATGTAGACATGTCTGGAAAAATTGAAGGAATTGGTGCTCGCCTACAGAAAAAAGGCATCTACACTCATGTTGCAGACATTATCTCTGGAGGCCCAGCTTGGAAACAAGGAGAACTAGAGGCTGGAGACATCATTTTAAAAGTTGCTCAAGCAGAAGGAGAGCCTCTAGATATCGTTGGGATGCGTTTAGACGATGCCATTAAATTTATCAAAGGTAAGAAAGGAACTCAGGTAAAATTAACGGTAAAGAAAAAACTCGATGGTTCTATTAGAATTATTTCTTTAATCAGAGATATTGTAAACATCGATGAAACTTTTGTAAAATCAAGTGTTGTTTATATCGAAGGAAAAAAATTCGGACTAATTGATTTACCTCAATTTTATATTGACTTTAGCGGAAAAACCACCAGTGATTCTGCCAAAGACATGGAAAAAGAAATTGAGAATCTTAAAAAAGAAAACGTACAAGGCCTACTAATCGATTTGAGAAATAACGGTGGAGGTTCATTAAAAACCGCCATTGAAATATCTGGATTGTTTATTGATAAAGGCCCTGTGGTACAAGTTAAATATAGAGGAGAAAGCCCAATTGTAAAGGATGATGAAGACCCTAAAATCCAATGGGATGGTCCGTTGGTTATCTTAGTAAATGAGTTCTCTGCATCTGCTTCAGAAATTTTTGCTGCTGCCATGCAAGACTACAATCGTGCAGTCATCATTGGTGGTAATCAAACCTATGGCAAGGGAACTGTACAAAATATTTTACCTATCAACCAATTCTATCCAAAGTATGAAAAAGACTTAGGTTTCTTAAAAATGACCATTCAAAAATTTTACCGCGTCAATGGAGGATCAACCCAAAAAGAAGGGGTTTATTCTGATATAGCCATGCCGTCTAAGTACAGCTACATGAAAGTAGGAGAAAGAGATCTTGAAGGAGCACTTGAATGGGACAAAGTAGCTAAGGCAAATTATACCACTGCCAACTCATATAGTAATTTTAATGAAGTTGTGAATCAAAGTAAAGAGCGAATCATGAAAAATTCGCAGTTTAAATTGATCAATGAATATGCTAAATGGTTAAAAGAAGGTCAAGACAAAACTTCGTATTCTTTAAATTATAAAGACTTTGTTAAAGACAATAAGCAGTTTGAAAATGCTGCAAAAAAGTTTACAACTGCATTTAAATTTGATTCTCATCTTAGTTTTAACTCACCAAAAAGTGAACTTCCTTTGCTTCAAAAAGATTCTGTGATTGCAAGTAAAAGAGAAGCATGGCATAAAAATTTAGCCAAAGACATCTATGTAACTGAAGCCTTAACAGTATTGAGCCAGTTAAAAATGAGAAACAAAGGCCAAATGGTTAAAAACTAA
- the surE gene encoding 5'/3'-nucleotidase SurE, producing the protein MKERPLILVTNDDGITAPGIRALIEVMNEIGDVFVVAPDSPQSGMGHAITVDNVLHCNSITVDDGPQIEYSCSGTPADCVKMAVNEILNRKPDLCVSGINHGSNSSINVIYSGTMSAAVEAGIEGVPAIGFSLLDFKWHADFTAAKKIVKQIVLSALQNKMPEDTVLNVNIPNLPEDQIRGIKVCRQANGNWKETFDKRTSPFGKEYYWLSGEFVNKDRGEDTDLWALENGYVSMVPVQFDMTAHHMIQKLNTWDL; encoded by the coding sequence ATGAAAGAAAGACCCTTAATCCTTGTTACAAATGATGATGGAATTACTGCGCCGGGCATTAGAGCTCTGATAGAAGTAATGAATGAAATTGGTGATGTATTTGTGGTTGCACCAGACAGTCCTCAAAGTGGAATGGGGCACGCAATTACCGTTGATAATGTATTGCATTGTAATTCTATCACTGTAGATGATGGCCCGCAAATAGAGTACAGTTGTTCTGGAACACCAGCTGATTGTGTTAAAATGGCGGTCAATGAAATTTTAAACAGAAAACCAGATTTGTGTGTTTCTGGAATCAATCACGGTTCTAATTCATCCATTAATGTTATTTATTCTGGAACCATGAGTGCAGCCGTAGAGGCAGGAATAGAAGGAGTTCCAGCCATCGGTTTTTCATTATTAGATTTTAAATGGCATGCTGATTTTACTGCTGCTAAAAAAATTGTTAAGCAAATTGTATTAAGTGCACTTCAAAATAAAATGCCAGAAGATACCGTGCTTAATGTAAATATTCCAAACTTGCCAGAAGATCAAATTAGAGGGATAAAAGTTTGTAGGCAAGCAAATGGAAACTGGAAAGAAACCTTTGATAAAAGAACCAGTCCTTTTGGAAAAGAATACTACTGGTTATCTGGAGAGTTTGTTAATAAAGACCGTGGTGAGGATACTGATCTTTGGGCTTTAGAGAATGGCTATGTGTCTATGGTTCCTGTTCAGTTTGATATGACAGCTCACCATATGATTCAAAAATTAAACACATGGGATTTGTAA
- the lpxB gene encoding lipid-A-disaccharide synthase, with translation MKYYIIAGEASGDLHGSNLIKELKKQDPTANIHCWGGDLMQEAGATLVKHYKELAFMGFVEVIRNIPTIFKNIAFCKKDIQEFQPDVLVFIDYSGFNLRIAKWAKQQGYKTHYYISPQVWASRAGRVKAIKRDIDKMHVILPFEKEFYATHQFDVHFVGHPLIDAISGRKQVSELAFRKEHKLGDKKIIALLPGSRKQEITKMLSVMLSLVQDFSDYEFVIAGAPSQDYAFYKQFIKDANVKFINNKTYDLLSISYAALVTSGTATLETALFKVPQVVCYKGSAISYQIAKRIITLKFISLVNLIMDKEVVTELIQDDFNQKRLTKELHKILDPVYREQLFLEYYELEQKLGGKGASATAAKSIISELQ, from the coding sequence ATGAAATATTATATAATTGCAGGAGAAGCCTCAGGAGATCTACACGGTTCAAATCTAATAAAAGAATTGAAAAAACAAGATCCTACCGCAAACATTCACTGCTGGGGTGGAGACTTGATGCAAGAGGCAGGAGCAACTTTGGTTAAGCACTATAAGGAGTTAGCTTTTATGGGTTTTGTTGAGGTAATTAGAAATATTCCTACGATTTTTAAAAACATCGCTTTTTGTAAAAAAGACATTCAAGAGTTTCAGCCTGATGTACTTGTTTTTATTGACTATTCTGGTTTTAATTTGAGAATTGCAAAATGGGCTAAACAACAGGGGTATAAAACACATTACTATATCTCTCCACAGGTTTGGGCTTCTAGAGCAGGAAGAGTAAAAGCTATTAAAAGAGATATTGATAAAATGCATGTAATTCTTCCTTTTGAAAAAGAATTTTATGCCACGCATCAATTCGATGTTCACTTTGTTGGTCATCCTTTAATCGATGCAATTTCTGGACGTAAACAAGTCTCAGAGCTTGCCTTTAGAAAAGAACACAAACTTGGAGATAAAAAAATTATCGCCTTGTTGCCAGGAAGCAGAAAACAAGAAATTACCAAGATGCTCTCTGTGATGCTTTCTTTGGTTCAAGATTTTTCGGACTACGAGTTTGTCATTGCTGGAGCTCCTAGCCAAGATTATGCATTTTATAAGCAGTTTATTAAAGATGCAAATGTTAAGTTTATCAACAATAAAACCTATGATTTGCTAAGCATATCATACGCAGCGCTCGTAACTTCAGGAACAGCAACCTTAGAAACCGCTTTGTTTAAAGTGCCACAGGTAGTCTGTTATAAAGGCTCTGCAATTTCCTATCAAATCGCAAAAAGAATCATTACACTTAAGTTTATTTCTTTGGTAAATTTAATCATGGACAAAGAAGTAGTCACTGAGCTAATTCAGGATGATTTTAATCAAAAAAGACTTACCAAAGAACTTCATAAAATTTTAGATCCTGTCTATAGAGAACAGTTGTTTCTTGAGTATTATGAGTTAGAACAAAAGCTAGGAGGTAAGGGGGCGTCTGCAACAGCTGCTAAAAGCATTATTTCCGAACTCCAGTAA
- a CDS encoding ComEC/Rec2 family competence protein — protein sequence MQSQLLLLSFLICLFVFHRIRKKILFTILTGLFFVFIGVFSVHFQKARHQIPFETKSSEQLTPVLIKLVKRLKTTSNSANYIAEIKQIGLSTAKGKLLFQVQIDTVKPTLILSDFLWVYGDLEKVQGPLNPHQFDYKAYLEKLDVYQRMTVKNGHWVMQESNAFSILRWADQTRLQIQTALKKLDFTSDEFGIINALLLGQRTELSEELQEDYTKAGAIHILAISGLHIGILLLLFNTLFKPLLFFKQGAYIKTILLVLLLWAFALIAGLSSSVIRATTMFSFVAIAMIFKSQTAVLHSLISSLFVLLLYNPLFLFDVGFQLSYAAVFGIVWMQPLIYKIWKPKVWLFRKAWQLTTVSIAAQLAVLPISLYYFHQFPALFIVSNLLIVPCLGFILFVGLLVIALSLFNAVPIFLVDAYGFIIATMNAIIQWIASQDAFVIEEIPFSAPLLLVSYACLISAFLYISKPKFIKLVSLLLAILCFQSLYFLEKWQSSQQRKFVVFHQTAQTVLIHQQGTTATLFHNLDSLSLKHSSFLKSYRIGERITRQTAIDSIPSLISFANKKLLIVDSLGVYQLNGLEYPIVLLRQSPKINLERLILSVTPSLVIADGSNYTSSIEAWEKICKNFKLPFYNTRTQGAFVFYEDK from the coding sequence ATGCAATCACAGCTCTTGCTTTTGAGCTTTTTGATTTGCTTATTTGTGTTTCACAGAATTCGAAAAAAAATTTTGTTCACCATTCTTACAGGATTGTTTTTCGTTTTTATCGGAGTTTTTTCTGTTCATTTTCAGAAAGCTAGGCATCAAATTCCTTTTGAAACTAAAAGTTCTGAGCAGTTGACACCTGTTTTAATTAAGCTAGTAAAACGTCTTAAAACCACTTCCAATTCAGCTAATTATATAGCAGAAATCAAGCAAATCGGATTAAGTACAGCTAAGGGGAAGCTATTGTTTCAGGTTCAAATTGATACTGTTAAACCCACCTTGATACTTTCTGATTTTTTATGGGTTTATGGAGATTTAGAAAAGGTTCAAGGGCCTTTAAATCCACATCAGTTTGATTATAAAGCTTATTTAGAGAAGTTGGACGTTTATCAGCGAATGACTGTAAAAAATGGGCATTGGGTTATGCAGGAATCTAATGCATTTTCCATTTTACGATGGGCTGATCAAACTAGGTTACAGATACAAACAGCACTTAAAAAATTAGATTTCACTTCGGATGAGTTTGGAATCATTAACGCTTTATTATTAGGGCAAAGAACCGAACTCTCAGAAGAGTTGCAAGAAGATTACACCAAAGCCGGAGCCATACATATTTTGGCAATTTCTGGATTGCATATCGGAATCTTGCTCTTGCTTTTTAATACCTTGTTTAAGCCGCTGTTGTTTTTTAAGCAGGGAGCCTATATTAAAACGATACTTTTAGTACTGCTTTTGTGGGCATTTGCCTTGATAGCAGGCCTGTCCTCATCAGTGATTAGAGCAACCACTATGTTTTCATTTGTGGCAATCGCAATGATTTTTAAAAGTCAGACTGCAGTTTTACATTCATTGATAAGCTCTTTGTTTGTGCTGTTGCTATACAATCCTCTTTTTTTGTTTGATGTGGGGTTTCAGTTAAGTTATGCTGCTGTTTTTGGTATTGTTTGGATGCAGCCCCTAATTTACAAAATCTGGAAGCCTAAAGTATGGTTGTTTCGAAAAGCTTGGCAGCTAACCACTGTTTCTATTGCAGCTCAACTGGCAGTGTTGCCCATAAGCTTGTATTATTTTCATCAATTTCCGGCCTTGTTTATAGTGTCAAACCTATTAATTGTTCCTTGTTTAGGATTTATCTTGTTTGTTGGATTGCTAGTTATTGCATTGTCTCTTTTTAATGCTGTGCCCATTTTTTTAGTTGATGCCTATGGTTTTATTATTGCAACTATGAACGCTATCATTCAATGGATAGCAAGTCAAGATGCATTTGTTATTGAAGAAATTCCCTTTTCTGCTCCCTTGCTTTTGGTTTCGTATGCTTGCTTGATTTCTGCTTTTCTCTATATCAGCAAGCCTAAGTTTATAAAATTAGTGTCATTGTTGTTGGCGATCTTGTGTTTTCAATCGCTATACTTTTTAGAAAAATGGCAAAGTAGCCAACAGAGAAAGTTTGTTGTTTTTCATCAAACTGCGCAAACTGTTTTAATCCATCAGCAAGGTACTACTGCAACTCTTTTTCACAATCTAGATAGCCTTAGTCTTAAGCATTCAAGCTTTTTAAAATCCTATAGAATTGGTGAGCGAATTACAAGGCAAACAGCTATAGATTCAATCCCTTCTCTTATAAGCTTTGCAAACAAAAAGTTACTCATCGTAGACAGTCTAGGTGTTTATCAGTTAAATGGGTTAGAGTATCCAATTGTTTTATTACGGCAATCTCCAAAAATCAATTTAGAGCGTTTAATACTTTCAGTTACTCCATCATTGGTAATTGCAGATGGATCAAATTATACTTCTAGTATTGAAGCGTGGGAGAAAATATGTAAAAACTTTAAGCTACCTTTTTACAATACCAGAACCCAAGGTGCTTTTGTTTTTTATGAAGATAAATGA
- a CDS encoding peptide MFS transporter, which yields MADSTVNQSNDPQMFGHPKGLFYLFFAELWERFSFYGMRALLTLYMVEEIFKALAERDTATAVVYASYGSMVYASTVIGGQISDKILGLRSSIFLGGILMAVGHFVLAVENDIAFFLALAFIIVGNGFFKPNISTFVGALYKDGDVRKDSGFTIFYMGINIGGWVAPLLCGWLAVKYGYHYGFGLAGIGMLTGLIFFWSGIKKNIFGDKGLPPNQEVYEKKVIGIPQKQLIPMISILCVPVIAYILASYKAIAGGDSFLGDETIVGLIFKLIGVGVLFYLGSIMMKATLEERKKLFMAVLITFFMTMFWGFHELSGSVITLFASRNVSLEGIMTAAQTNSLNSMFIIILAIPISLLWAYLTKKNLNPRTPYKFGLGLVLAGLSFYILSLSKGSADENGMVPFAYLLIMYFIISIGELFMSPVGLSKITDLSPKKIVAFMMGIWFLSSAYAFQIVGFIGKQLAIESTDANVGGLDTLEVYTDGFALIATYAIGAGLVVLIFSPLMKKLMGNVH from the coding sequence ATGGCAGACTCAACAGTCAATCAATCAAATGACCCACAAATGTTTGGGCATCCAAAAGGATTATTTTATCTGTTCTTTGCAGAATTATGGGAACGATTTAGTTTCTATGGAATGAGAGCGTTATTAACGCTTTACATGGTTGAAGAAATTTTTAAAGCATTGGCTGAACGTGATACTGCAACAGCAGTTGTTTATGCTTCATATGGATCTATGGTTTATGCATCCACAGTAATTGGAGGGCAAATATCTGATAAAATATTAGGGCTTAGAAGCTCTATTTTCTTAGGGGGAATCTTAATGGCTGTTGGACATTTTGTGCTAGCCGTTGAAAATGACATCGCATTTTTCTTAGCATTGGCGTTTATTATTGTTGGAAACGGGTTTTTTAAGCCCAATATTTCAACATTTGTAGGTGCTTTATACAAGGATGGAGATGTAAGAAAAGACTCTGGGTTTACCATCTTTTATATGGGAATCAACATAGGTGGTTGGGTTGCTCCCCTGCTATGTGGTTGGTTAGCTGTTAAATATGGTTACCACTATGGTTTCGGATTGGCTGGAATTGGAATGTTAACAGGATTGATTTTCTTTTGGAGTGGAATTAAGAAAAATATCTTTGGAGACAAAGGTTTACCACCAAATCAAGAGGTATATGAAAAGAAAGTGATTGGAATCCCTCAAAAACAACTGATTCCGATGATTTCAATTTTATGTGTCCCTGTAATCGCATACATTTTAGCTTCTTACAAAGCAATTGCTGGTGGAGACTCTTTCTTGGGTGACGAAACAATTGTAGGACTTATTTTTAAATTAATTGGTGTTGGAGTACTCTTCTACTTAGGTAGTATTATGATGAAAGCTACTCTTGAAGAACGTAAAAAATTGTTCATGGCCGTATTAATTACATTCTTTATGACTATGTTTTGGGGATTCCATGAACTTTCTGGAAGTGTAATTACCCTATTCGCATCAAGAAATGTTTCTTTAGAAGGTATTATGACCGCTGCTCAAACAAACTCTTTGAACTCGATGTTTATCATTATCCTAGCGATTCCAATTTCTTTATTGTGGGCATACTTAACCAAAAAGAATTTAAACCCAAGGACTCCTTATAAATTTGGTTTGGGATTGGTATTAGCAGGTCTAAGTTTTTATATTTTATCTTTGAGTAAAGGAAGTGCGGATGAAAACGGAATGGTTCCTTTTGCTTATTTATTAATCATGTATTTTATTATCTCTATTGGAGAATTGTTTATGTCTCCTGTTGGGTTATCAAAAATTACAGATTTATCACCTAAAAAGATAGTAGCTTTTATGATGGGAATTTGGTTCTTATCATCGGCTTATGCTTTCCAGATCGTTGGATTTATTGGTAAACAACTTGCCATCGAAAGTACTGATGCAAATGTAGGAGGATTAGACACCTTAGAAGTTTACACAGATGGATTTGCATTAATTGCAACTTACGCTATCGGAGCTGGACTTGTGGTATTGATATTTTCTCCATTGATGAAAAAATTAATGGGTAACGTACATTAA
- a CDS encoding hydroxymethylglutaryl-CoA reductase, degradative, with protein sequence MSKIISGFSKLSKQEKIDWLSKNYFANQPEITNTLQQYWNADKELQALHDDFIENTISNFYLPYGVAPNFVINGRDYAIPMVVEESSVVAAASKVAKFWSTRGGFKATVLSTTKIGQVHFIYKGKKEDLHAYFNQQKEHLLAATASITKNMEKRGGGILDLVLVDKTDKLEHYYQLHVTFETVDSMGANFINSCLETIAKAFRTPDIEIVMSILSNYVPNCLVRAEVSCPIKDLGGENPREFAEKFKQAVQIAEIEPYRAVTHNKGIMNGIDAVVLATGNDFRAIEAGAHAYATKSGSYSSLTHCQISDDQFKFWIEIPLALGTVGGLTSLHPMAKLSLDMLQKPSAKELMQIIATAGLAQNYAALNALTTSGIQQGHMKMHLMNILNQLGATADEKEEMLAYFKDKTVTHSAVVDRFNDLRN encoded by the coding sequence ATGTCTAAAATTATTTCAGGATTTTCTAAACTAAGCAAGCAAGAAAAAATAGATTGGTTGTCAAAAAATTATTTTGCAAATCAACCAGAAATAACCAACACACTTCAACAGTACTGGAATGCAGATAAAGAGCTTCAGGCTTTGCATGACGATTTTATTGAAAACACCATTTCAAATTTTTATTTGCCTTATGGGGTTGCTCCTAACTTTGTGATTAACGGAAGAGATTATGCAATACCCATGGTGGTAGAGGAAAGTTCAGTTGTAGCAGCAGCATCTAAGGTTGCTAAATTTTGGAGTACTCGAGGAGGCTTTAAAGCTACGGTGCTTTCTACTACAAAAATTGGGCAGGTGCATTTTATCTACAAAGGCAAAAAGGAAGATTTGCATGCCTATTTTAATCAGCAAAAAGAGCATTTATTAGCTGCCACAGCTTCTATTACCAAGAATATGGAAAAGCGAGGTGGTGGTATTTTGGATTTGGTTTTAGTCGATAAGACTGACAAATTAGAGCATTACTATCAATTGCACGTTACGTTTGAGACTGTCGATTCTATGGGTGCTAATTTTATCAACTCTTGTTTGGAGACCATTGCCAAGGCATTTAGAACTCCAGATATTGAAATTGTAATGAGTATACTTTCTAACTATGTACCTAATTGTTTAGTGCGTGCAGAAGTAAGCTGTCCTATCAAGGACTTGGGCGGAGAGAACCCAAGAGAGTTTGCAGAGAAATTTAAACAGGCAGTACAGATTGCAGAAATAGAACCTTACAGAGCAGTAACTCATAATAAAGGAATCATGAACGGGATTGATGCTGTTGTATTAGCGACAGGGAATGACTTTAGAGCCATTGAGGCAGGAGCTCATGCCTATGCTACTAAAAGTGGAAGTTATAGCAGTCTTACACATTGCCAAATAAGCGATGATCAGTTTAAGTTTTGGATAGAAATTCCTTTAGCATTAGGAACCGTTGGAGGTCTTACCTCATTACATCCTATGGCTAAGTTGTCTTTAGACATGCTGCAAAAACCATCTGCCAAAGAGTTAATGCAAATAATTGCAACTGCTGGTTTGGCTCAGAATTATGCAGCTTTAAATGCCTTGACTACCAGTGGAATACAGCAAGGGCATATGAAAATGCATTTGATGAATATTCTAAATCAATTGGGGGCTACTGCCGATGAAAAAGAAGAAATGTTAGCCTACTTTAAAGATAAAACGGTAACGCATAGTGCAGTTGTAGATCGTTTTAATGATTTAAGAAATTAA